Proteins encoded in a region of the Triticum dicoccoides isolate Atlit2015 ecotype Zavitan chromosome 3A, WEW_v2.0, whole genome shotgun sequence genome:
- the LOC119270781 gene encoding 30S ribosomal protein S17-like, whose translation MKPVVGIVVSNKMQKSVVVAVDRLFHNKVYNRYVKRTSKFMAHDEAETCNIGDRVRLDPSRPLSKNKHWIVAEVLRRAKMYVAPPPAPKASGATTQQTSTKSSA comes from the exons atgAAGCCGGTGGTGGGGATCGTGGTTTCGAACAAGATGCAGAAGTCGGTGGTAGTGGCGGTGGACCGCCTCTTCCACAACAAGGTGTACAACCGCTACGTCAAGCGCACCTCCAAGTTCATGGCGCACGACGAGGCCGAGACCTGCAACATCGGCGACAGG GTTAGGCTGGATCCTTCTAGGCCGTTGAGCAAAAACAAGCATTGGATTGTTGCCGAGGTTCTTCGCCGAGCTAAGATGTATGTTGCGCCGCCACCTGCACCAAAAGCTTCTGGTGCCACAACTCAACAAACTAGTACCAAGTCATCTGCCTGA